Part of the Candidatus Palauibacter polyketidifaciens genome, GGGGCCGGTTTCCTCCTGAGCGATCAGCTGGAGATGGCGACTTCCCTCTCGTTCATCGACCGGAACACCTTCGAGACCGCGGGCGAACTCCTGAGCGAGGTGTCGCTGAACACGCCGACCGTCCGCGGGGCGGCGTCGCTCACGTACCGGAACGACGATTCGGGGGTCAACGGGGGCCTGCGATTCCGGGCGCAGAACGGCTTTCCGTTCAACTCGGGACCGTGGGTGGGCGATCTCGCCGCGATCACCACGCTGGACGCGAATTTCGGCTTCCGCATCCCGGGGTACGAAGACCTCTGGTTCCAGGTGGACGTGTCGAACGTCTTCGACAAGGCGTACCAGAGCATGCTGGGGGCGCCGGCGATCGGCCGCGTTGTGCTCGCTCGGATGCGCTGGGACTTCAACCCCTTCTAACAGTCCGCACCTCCCTGGCAGGAGGCCGCGGTTCGGTTGCGAAGGAAGGGGGTGCGGGGGTTTGACCCTCCGCACCCCCTTCGACCATCGAAGCCACATGCCGGGGGTGGGGCTCGAACCCACACGGGGATGGACCCCTTCGGATTTTAAGTCCGATGCGTCTGCCAATTCCGCCACCCCGGCGCGTTCGGCGGGGCCCGGAAGCTAATGCCTCGGCGGCGCGGGGGGCAGCCGGATGCGCCGGCTTCGCCCGGGCGCTCGGACGTTTCGTCTTGCGGACGGCAGCGCCACCGACGCAGCATGGGTAACGGATTTCGCCGGGAGGCCGCCATGAACCGATGCCCGAAACGACGCTTCCTGCCAGGCTTCGCCACGCTGCCGCTGCTGCTGTTAGCCGCCGACACCGGGTTCGCCCAGGCACACCCCAACCCCGCCACGCCCGACTCGCTGCGCCAGATCCAGACGATGGAGCCGCGCATCGGGCCGCCGGGCACCGAGGTCAGCCTCTACACCGAGAACATCCCGCTCCAGGCGAGGGTCGTCGTCGGCCTGGGCGCCATCGGCACGGGCTTCGAGGAACTCGGAACCGGTGATCAAGGCGAGTTCGGCGAGATCGGAGCCACGGTGAGCGTGCCGGAGACCGCGACGTGGGATCGCGCGGTCGTCTTCATCATCTTCAACGGGAACTTCGCGCCCACGGGGCTCTCCGACCCGTTCCACGTGACGGATGAGGCGGGCCGGATTCAGCGCACCGGCACGATCGCGGGGCAGGAGAACGGTTGCGTGACGTTCGAGGACCGGGACGGGTACTTCTATACGCTGGCCGGCGATGTCGGAGATGCCGCGGCCGGGGACTACCTCGTCGTCGAGGGGCCCGCGTCGCGTTCGGTCGCCTGCCCGCACGCGGACACGATCGAGGTCGACCGCATGGAGGAAACGGAACCGTTCGAGCGCCCCCGCCCCGAGCCGTTCCGCTAGCAGCCCGCGGCGAATCTCGCGTCAGCGCCGGTTCGGGGCCCGTCAGCGCCTGGACGAGCCGGTGACTTCGACGAGAAAGATGACGAGCAGCGTGATCAGGACGGGGATGGCGAGGAGCCATTCCTGCAGTTCGGACATCGCGTCTTCTCCTTAGCGTTTGCCGGTGCTGCCGAGCCCGCCGGCGCGGTCCGTCGAGATCGCGACCGGCCCCTCCTCCCAGCGCGCGACCCGGTACCGGTGAAGGACGACCTGGGCGATCCGTTCGCCGTGTTCGATGCGAATGGCGTGCGGCGCCGAGTTGAGGACGAGGACGAACCACTCGTCCGGATAGTCGGCGTCCACGGTGCCGGGCGCGTTGGGCACGGTGAGCCCGCGCTTCCACGCGAGCGACGACCGCATGCGAATCTGCGCTTCATAGCCGTCCGGCAGACGGGCGCGGAAGCCCGTGGGCACGAGCGCCCGGTCGCCGGGTTCGAGGGCGATCGAAGGGGCACCCTTCCCCGTGGAGGTCGCGGTCACGGAGAGGGTCTCGCGGGTGGCCCCCCGGTGGACCCGGACCGGCCCGCACGTGAGATGCGCCCGGATGTCGTAACCGGCCGACTGCTCCGTCGCTCGCTCCGGGACGCGAACATCCTCCGCCAGCTTCTCGAAGATGACGCGGGCGCCGTTGGCGTCGGACACGTACCCTCTCCCGTCTTCCTGAAGATCTACTGGAACCGACGTGCCCATTCTGCGGCGGCGGACATGAATCTGTCGAGATGCTTCCCGGTCGCTTCATCCGCCAGTTCGAGATCATCGTCGAACACGGCGCTCGCTCCCGAGAGCAGAACCCGCGGCTGCGGCATCACGTGGGCGTTCAGCCCCGCGAGCGACTCGCGCAGGGAGCGCTGAGCCAGCGCCGTCCCCAGGCGGCCCGGCGTCGCCCCCATGATGGCGACGGGCTTCCCGTCCCACGCCTGCGGACGCGGGGGCCGCGACCCCCAGTCGACGGCGTTCTTGAGCACGGCCGGCAGCCCTCCGTTGTACTCCGGCGTCACGAGCAGCACCAGGTCCGCCGCGTGAATCGCGGCCTTGAATTCCGCAACCTCGCCGGGATCGCCCGCGGCCTCCACGTCCCCGTCATAGAACGGTAGCCGTGACGGATCGAAATCCCGGACTTCGACGCCTTCCGGCACCCGCGACATGGCGGCCCGCAGAAGGGCCCGATTGAACGACCGCCGGCGGCAACTGCCCGCCATGGCAAGCAGGGAGAGCGGCGCCGGACCCGAATCCGACGCTGAGTCTGTTCCGTGAGTCATGGGCCGGAGAGTGCGCCACGCGGGGACCCCGCGCAAATTGCGACGTTCCCCGGGCGCAGCGACGTTCCCGCGGGAACATCACACTTCGAGGAGCCGTCCGATGAAACAATCTTCGTTCGTGAACCGCGCGATGCCCGCGGTCGCCCCGTACACCCTTTCGCTTGCACTCCTTTTCGTGACCGCGGGCGCGGCGACTGCGCAGGAAGGTTCGAACGGAGACGGGGAGCCGGAGAACGAGGATCTGCCGCTGCCGGTCGACCGCACCGTCGCCATCGACATGACCGAGGGGAGCTGGATCTCTCTCGACGTGAGCCCGGACGGCGAGACGATCGTCTTCGACTACCTCGGCGATCTCTTCACGATCCCGATCGACGGCGGGGATGCGACGCAACTCACGTCGGGCATGGCCTTCGACGCGCAGCCCCGCTTCTCTCCCGACGGCACGCGGATCGCCTACACGTCCGACCATGACGGCGGGCAGAACATCTGGATCCGCTCCCTCGACGGCTCCGACACGACGCAGATCTCGAAGGGCTCCGCCAACCGCGCCGAGTCTCCCGAGTGGCTTCCGGGCGGGGATTACATCGTCGCGTCGATGGGCGGCTTCCGCGGGGGCGGGCTGCCAAAGCTCAAGCTGTTCCACGTGGACGGCGGGAGCGGCATCCAGCTCGTCTCGGAACCGGACAACCTGAAGATGCTCGGGGCCGCAGTCTCCTCCGACGGCCGCTACATCTGGTACGCGCGGCGGACCGGAGACTGGACCTACAACGCGCAGTTTCCGCAGTACCAGCTCGAGGCGTACGACCGCGAGTCGGGCGAACGATACACCCGCTCCTCGCGATACGGCTCGGCGATCCGGCCGGTGCTCTCGCCCGACGGCCGCTGGCTCGTGTTCGGGACCCGCCACGACGCACACACGGGGCTCATGATCCGGGACCTCGAGAGCGGCG contains:
- the dut gene encoding dUTP diphosphatase — its product is MSDANGARVIFEKLAEDVRVPERATEQSAGYDIRAHLTCGPVRVHRGATRETLSVTATSTGKGAPSIALEPGDRALVPTGFRARLPDGYEAQIRMRSSLAWKRGLTVPNAPGTVDADYPDEWFVLVLNSAPHAIRIEHGERIAQVVLHRYRVARWEEGPVAISTDRAGGLGSTGKR
- a CDS encoding NADPH-dependent FMN reductase — encoded protein: MTHGTDSASDSGPAPLSLLAMAGSCRRRSFNRALLRAAMSRVPEGVEVRDFDPSRLPFYDGDVEAAGDPGEVAEFKAAIHAADLVLLVTPEYNGGLPAVLKNAVDWGSRPPRPQAWDGKPVAIMGATPGRLGTALAQRSLRESLAGLNAHVMPQPRVLLSGASAVFDDDLELADEATGKHLDRFMSAAAEWARRFQ